From a single Okeanomitos corallinicola TIOX110 genomic region:
- the tpiA gene encoding triose-phosphate isomerase gives MRKIVIAGNWKMFKTQAESSEFLNGFLPHLEDTPSAREVVLCPPFTDLSLLSKSLHGSRVNLGAQNVHWEENGAYTGEIAAPMLTELGVRYVIVGHSERRQYFGETDATVNLRLKAAQKYGLTPILCVGETKQQRDEKKTEKLISNQLEKGLVDVDQTNLVIAYEPIWAIGTGETCEAKEANRVIGLIRSQLTNPNVTIQYGGSVKPNNIDEIMAQPEIDGALVGGASLEADSFAKIVNYQ, from the coding sequence GTGCGAAAAATTGTTATTGCCGGTAACTGGAAAATGTTCAAAACCCAGGCAGAATCCTCAGAATTTTTAAATGGATTTTTGCCTCATCTGGAGGATACACCCTCAGCCAGAGAAGTTGTGTTGTGTCCTCCCTTCACTGATTTAAGCCTATTGTCCAAATCATTACACGGTAGTCGTGTGAATTTGGGTGCGCAAAATGTCCATTGGGAAGAAAACGGAGCATACACTGGTGAAATTGCTGCTCCCATGCTCACGGAATTGGGTGTGCGCTATGTCATTGTTGGTCATAGTGAAAGAAGACAATATTTTGGCGAAACAGACGCAACAGTAAATTTGCGCCTCAAAGCTGCTCAAAAATATGGACTGACACCTATTCTCTGTGTTGGTGAAACCAAACAACAACGGGATGAAAAGAAAACCGAAAAATTGATTAGTAACCAGTTAGAAAAAGGCTTAGTTGATGTAGATCAAACTAACCTAGTTATAGCCTATGAACCAATTTGGGCTATTGGTACTGGTGAAACCTGCGAAGCTAAAGAAGCAAATCGGGTAATTGGTTTAATTCGCTCTCAATTGACGAATCCTAATGTAACTATTCAATATGGCGGTTCAGTAAAACCGAATAATATTGATGAAATTATGGCTCAACCAGAAATTGACGGCGCTCTTGTCGGAGGTGCAAGTCTAGAAGCTGATAGTTTTGCCAAGATTGTTAATTATCAATAA
- the folP gene encoding dihydropteroate synthase — MSKQLIIRGNCFNWGQRTYLMGILNVTPDSFSDGGQFNNPNAALAQAQAMVEVGADIIDIGGQSTRPGAEQITLTEELDRVLSVLQIIRPKINIPISVDTTRADVAKAAIEAGADIVNDISGGTFDQQMLSTVGKLNVPIMLMHIRGTPQTMQQYTDYQDLMGEIYSFLSQQIKVAVSAGISSDKIIIDPGIGFAKNYHQNLEIFRQLPELKKLECPILVGASRKSFIGKIINQPEPKARVWGTAAACCAAIFNGADILRVHDVAQMKDVSLVADAIYRQFTDNFPINY, encoded by the coding sequence ATGTCAAAACAATTAATTATTCGTGGAAACTGTTTTAATTGGGGACAGCGAACATACTTAATGGGGATTTTAAATGTCACCCCTGATAGTTTTAGTGATGGAGGTCAATTTAATAACCCTAATGCTGCCTTAGCTCAAGCACAAGCAATGGTAGAAGTTGGGGCTGATATTATTGATATTGGTGGTCAATCAACCAGACCAGGTGCAGAACAAATTACCCTGACGGAAGAACTTGATCGGGTATTGTCAGTTTTACAAATAATCAGACCAAAAATCAATATTCCTATTTCTGTAGATACAACTAGAGCAGATGTAGCTAAAGCTGCCATAGAAGCAGGGGCTGATATAGTTAATGATATTTCTGGGGGTACTTTTGATCAGCAAATGTTATCAACGGTGGGTAAGTTAAATGTACCAATTATGTTGATGCACATCCGGGGAACTCCCCAAACAATGCAACAATATACAGATTATCAAGACTTGATGGGAGAGATTTATAGTTTCTTATCCCAACAAATTAAAGTCGCAGTTTCTGCTGGCATTTCCTCAGATAAAATTATTATTGATCCTGGAATTGGCTTTGCTAAAAATTATCACCAAAATTTAGAAATTTTTCGCCAATTACCAGAATTAAAAAAGTTAGAATGTCCCATCTTGGTGGGAGCATCTCGCAAAAGTTTTATTGGTAAAATTATCAATCAACCAGAACCTAAAGCCAGAGTTTGGGGAACAGCAGCAGCTTGTTGTGCTGCAATTTTTAATGGTGCTGATATTCTCAGAGTTCACGATGTTGCCCAAATGAAAGATGTTTCTCTGGTTGCCGATGCTATTTACAGACAGTTTACAGATAACTTCCCAATTAATTATTAA
- a CDS encoding SPFH domain-containing protein, producing MDLFIAIVVLALVGYAFGSAKLINQGNVAVVERLGKYHRVLSSGLNFIVPLIDQIVMEDTTREQVLDIKPQNVITKDNIYLEVDGVVYWKIIDIEKSFYEIDDLQQALANLTTTSLREIIAQNSLEDTNMSRDEMDRTLLDHLNAVTAGWGAQIIRLDIQRITPPESVRASMEKERAAEIEKRAVISAAEGERQAAIKKAEGTRASMEIISGVLRSHPESKDILRYLVAQDYVHASQKLSESNNAKIVFVDPVNSTDMFQELIAESVTKEEEGKNFSNGTN from the coding sequence ATGGATCTATTTATTGCAATAGTTGTATTAGCACTAGTAGGCTATGCTTTTGGATCAGCTAAATTAATCAATCAAGGAAATGTTGCTGTAGTTGAAAGATTAGGGAAGTATCATCGGGTACTTAGTTCAGGATTGAATTTCATTGTTCCCTTGATTGACCAAATTGTCATGGAAGATACAACCAGGGAGCAAGTTTTAGATATCAAGCCTCAAAATGTGATTACTAAGGATAATATTTACTTAGAAGTTGATGGAGTCGTGTACTGGAAAATCATAGATATAGAGAAAAGCTTTTATGAAATTGATGATTTGCAACAGGCACTTGCTAATTTAACTACTACAAGCCTACGAGAAATCATTGCCCAAAACAGCTTAGAAGATACTAATATGTCCAGAGACGAAATGGATAGAACATTATTAGACCATTTAAATGCAGTTACAGCAGGTTGGGGCGCTCAAATTATTCGTTTGGATATTCAAAGAATTACACCACCAGAAAGCGTTCGCGCATCAATGGAAAAGGAGCGAGCTGCGGAAATTGAAAAAAGAGCGGTGATTTCTGCTGCTGAAGGGGAAAGACAAGCAGCAATAAAAAAAGCCGAAGGAACTAGAGCTTCCATGGAAATTATTTCTGGAGTTTTACGTTCTCATCCCGAAAGTAAGGATATTTTACGGTATCTTGTTGCCCAAGACTATGTACACGCTAGTCAAAAACTCAGTGAAAGTAATAATGCCAAAATTGTATTTGTAGACCCTGTGAATTCAACTGATATGTTTCAAGAGTTGATTGCTGAGTCAGTCACCAAAGAAGAAGAGGGTAAAAACTTTAGTAACGGTACAAATTAA
- a CDS encoding SWIM zinc finger family protein — translation MTNDTLQASREWWSQRWLDLLDSYRFKKRLERARNYSRQGNVLNIEFKLAKVLARVQGSEPEPYQVSLSLDAFSDEEWGYVIETMSQKSIFAAKLLAGEMPQNIEDVFTSNGLSLFPFTLGDVHGKCSCPDKAVPCKHIGAVYYQLGDRFSEDPFVLFQLRGRTRDQIISDLRKLRSSKNQEQTEIIPLETETSEIQQKPTEYQDLLKLNNFWQYNEPLESSLVVISPSVSETVLDTLGTIPLAKDQENVAASSTGDLMMNYLQTIYKDVSQKAFLAAMNVGG, via the coding sequence ATGACTAATGATACCTTACAAGCAAGCAGAGAATGGTGGTCACAAAGGTGGCTAGATTTACTAGATTCTTATCGGTTTAAAAAACGGTTAGAAAGAGCTAGAAATTATTCTAGACAAGGTAATGTTTTAAATATTGAGTTTAAGTTAGCTAAAGTATTAGCTAGGGTGCAAGGTAGTGAACCAGAACCCTATCAAGTTTCTTTATCTCTAGATGCTTTTAGTGATGAAGAATGGGGTTATGTAATTGAAACTATGTCCCAAAAATCAATTTTTGCGGCTAAGTTGTTAGCAGGAGAAATGCCACAAAATATTGAGGATGTATTTACCAGTAATGGACTTTCCTTATTTCCTTTTACTTTAGGTGATGTTCATGGTAAATGTTCTTGTCCTGATAAAGCTGTACCTTGTAAACACATCGGTGCTGTATATTATCAATTAGGCGATCGCTTTAGTGAAGATCCTTTTGTCTTATTTCAATTAAGAGGAAGAACTAGAGACCAAATTATCAGTGATTTAAGGAAATTACGCAGCAGTAAAAACCAAGAACAAACTGAAATAATACCTTTAGAAACTGAAACTTCAGAAATTCAACAAAAACCTACTGAATATCAAGATTTATTAAAATTAAATAACTTTTGGCAATACAATGAGCCATTAGAGTCATCCTTAGTGGTAATTTCTCCTAGTGTCAGTGAGACAGTATTAGATACTTTAGGCACAATTCCCCTAGCTAAAGATCAGGAAAATGTAGCCGCTTCCTCTACGGGTGATTTGATGATGAATTATTTACAAACCATTTATAAAGATGTAAGTCAAAAGGCATTTTTAGCAGCGATGAATGTAGGGGGATAA
- a CDS encoding DEAD/DEAH box helicase, with the protein MAILHGIWLNDKDNNRLFVWGETWRNSQIGRESINSTEIPFNPLSMTAAELGKWLEINNLQINNYIQNSAVTVSKQKTRKSTKKTENTLTTESQIITLITKFIGNDPVIYPVHSASLDIDDNSLQYLHPWKIEGFCLQPREAIKFLTSLPLSSTDGKDAFLGGDLRFWVQIARWSLDLIARCKFLPAIHHTSDTSIIAKWQVLLDSSTDTTRLEKFATKMPLVCRTFQQYQESNQINLAVDFPQAPQELILTFLNHVIDAQIREMLGSQSPVDNRLMMSLPSAVQQWLQSLTGTSHVMNTDATELERLEAAIKAWTRPLQYQLAGKAAFRTCFQLHPPAAENTDWILAYSLQATDDDQFLIDAKTIWNHPVEKLAYQQRIIEQPQETFLRGLGLASRLYPVITPSLETASPELCTLSPVQAYEFIKTVAWKLEDSGLGVILPPSLANREGWANRLGLKINAEPAKQKQGRLGLQSLLSFQWQLAIGGQTISKSEFDKLVALNSPLVEINGEWVELRQQDIKTAQNFFASRQEQMSLSLEDALRISTGDTQTIEKLPVVSFDASGALQELVGNLTNNQDIQPLPTPSNFCGKLRPYQERGAAWLAFLERWGLGACLADDMGLGKTIQFIAFLLHLQEQNALENPSLLVCPTSVLGNWEKEVKKFAPKLKVLQYHGDKRPKGKTFTATINKYDLVITSYSLVHRDIKILQTMNWQMIVLDEAQNIKNADSKQSQAVRKLDTTFRIALTGTPVENRLQELWSILDFLNPGYLGNKQFFQRRFAMPIEKYGDTDSLTQLRSLVQPFILRRLKTDKTIIQDLPEKQEMTVFCGLTAEQGQLYQELVDESLVEIESAEGLQRRGMILGLLVKLKQICNHPAQYLKESSLGKYQSAKLQRLEEMLEEVLAEGNRALIFTQFAEWGKLLKPYLEKRLGREILFLYGSTSKKQREEMIDRFQHDPQGPPIMILSLKAGGVGLNLTRANHVFHFDRWWNPAVENQATDRVFRIGQTKNVQVHKFVCTGTLEEKINDMIESKKQLAEQVVGTGEEWLTELNTDQLRDLLLLDRNAIIDEDEE; encoded by the coding sequence ATGGCGATTTTACACGGTATTTGGTTAAATGACAAGGACAACAACCGTTTATTTGTATGGGGCGAAACTTGGCGAAATTCCCAGATTGGGAGGGAATCTATTAACTCAACGGAAATTCCATTCAATCCATTATCTATGACAGCCGCTGAGTTAGGCAAATGGTTAGAAATAAATAATTTACAAATTAATAACTATATTCAAAATTCTGCGGTTACAGTTAGCAAACAAAAAACCCGGAAGAGTACAAAAAAAACAGAAAACACATTAACTACAGAATCACAAATAATTACTTTAATCACTAAATTCATAGGAAATGATCCAGTAATTTATCCTGTACATTCTGCCAGCTTAGATATTGATGATAATTCACTACAATATTTACATCCTTGGAAAATTGAAGGTTTTTGTCTCCAACCTCGTGAAGCTATTAAATTTCTAACTTCTTTACCATTGAGTTCAACAGATGGCAAAGATGCTTTCTTAGGGGGAGATTTAAGGTTTTGGGTGCAGATAGCACGTTGGAGTTTAGATTTAATTGCCCGCTGTAAATTTCTACCAGCTATTCATCACACATCAGATACTTCTATTATTGCTAAATGGCAGGTACTTTTAGATAGTTCTACAGATACAACTAGATTAGAAAAATTTGCTACCAAAATGCCTTTAGTCTGTCGTACTTTTCAGCAATATCAAGAAAGTAATCAAATTAACTTAGCCGTTGATTTTCCCCAAGCACCACAGGAATTAATTTTGACATTTCTCAATCATGTCATAGATGCCCAAATTCGAGAGATGCTAGGTTCTCAATCTCCTGTTGATAATAGATTAATGATGTCTTTACCATCGGCTGTACAGCAGTGGTTACAGTCTTTAACTGGGACATCTCATGTTATGAATACTGATGCAACGGAACTGGAAAGATTAGAAGCAGCCATTAAAGCATGGACTAGACCACTACAATATCAATTAGCGGGAAAAGCTGCATTTCGGACTTGTTTTCAACTACATCCACCAGCAGCAGAAAACACAGATTGGATATTAGCTTATTCTTTGCAAGCAACAGATGATGATCAATTTTTAATAGATGCTAAAACTATTTGGAATCATCCAGTTGAAAAATTAGCTTATCAACAGCGAATAATTGAACAACCCCAGGAAACATTTTTGAGGGGTTTGGGTTTAGCTTCTCGGTTATATCCAGTGATAACACCTAGTTTAGAAACTGCATCTCCCGAATTGTGTACTCTTAGTCCTGTTCAAGCTTATGAATTTATTAAAACAGTAGCTTGGAAATTAGAAGATAGTGGTTTAGGAGTAATTTTACCACCAAGTTTAGCTAATCGTGAAGGTTGGGCTAATCGTTTAGGATTGAAAATTAATGCTGAACCAGCTAAACAAAAACAAGGACGTTTAGGTTTACAAAGTTTGTTAAGTTTCCAATGGCAATTAGCAATTGGTGGACAGACAATTTCTAAATCCGAATTTGATAAATTGGTAGCTTTAAACAGTCCTTTAGTAGAAATTAATGGTGAGTGGGTAGAATTAAGACAGCAAGATATTAAGACTGCCCAAAACTTTTTTGCATCTCGTCAAGAACAAATGTCTTTATCTTTAGAAGATGCTTTAAGAATTAGCACAGGAGATACTCAAACAATTGAAAAATTACCTGTAGTTAGTTTTGATGCTTCCGGTGCATTGCAGGAATTAGTGGGGAATTTAACTAATAATCAAGATATTCAACCTTTGCCAACTCCTAGTAATTTCTGCGGAAAATTAAGACCTTATCAAGAACGTGGTGCTGCTTGGTTAGCATTTTTAGAAAGATGGGGTTTGGGCGCTTGTTTAGCGGACGATATGGGATTGGGAAAAACGATCCAATTCATTGCTTTTTTACTCCATCTGCAAGAACAAAATGCCTTAGAAAATCCTAGTCTTTTAGTTTGTCCAACTTCTGTTTTGGGTAACTGGGAAAAGGAAGTTAAAAAATTTGCGCCTAAGCTCAAAGTTTTACAATATCATGGTGATAAACGCCCCAAAGGTAAAACATTTACTGCCACTATCAATAAGTACGATTTAGTAATTACTAGCTATTCATTGGTACATAGAGATATTAAGATATTGCAAACGATGAATTGGCAAATGATTGTTTTAGATGAAGCTCAAAATATCAAAAATGCAGATTCTAAACAATCTCAAGCTGTGCGAAAATTAGATACTACATTTCGGATTGCTTTAACTGGAACACCTGTAGAAAATAGATTGCAGGAATTATGGTCTATTTTAGATTTTCTCAATCCTGGTTATTTGGGTAATAAACAGTTTTTTCAAAGACGGTTTGCTATGCCGATTGAAAAATATGGTGATACTGATTCTTTAACACAGCTAAGGTCATTAGTGCAACCTTTTATTTTGCGTCGTTTAAAAACGGATAAAACCATTATTCAAGATTTACCAGAAAAGCAGGAAATGACTGTTTTTTGTGGTTTAACTGCTGAACAGGGGCAATTATATCAAGAGTTGGTAGATGAATCTTTAGTGGAAATTGAATCAGCGGAAGGTTTGCAACGTCGAGGTATGATTTTAGGTTTATTGGTCAAACTTAAACAAATTTGTAATCACCCGGCACAATATTTAAAAGAATCTAGTTTAGGAAAATATCAATCGGCAAAATTACAGCGTCTAGAAGAAATGCTAGAGGAAGTTTTAGCTGAAGGAAACCGGGCTTTGATTTTTACTCAGTTTGCCGAATGGGGTAAATTACTTAAACCTTATTTAGAAAAACGTTTGGGTAGAGAAATCCTATTTTTGTATGGTAGCACTAGTAAAAAGCAGCGGGAAGAAATGATTGACCGTTTTCAACATGATCCCCAAGGACCACCAATTATGATTTTGTCTTTGAAAGCAGGTGGTGTGGGTTTAAATTTAACTAGGGCAAATCATGTTTTTCATTTTGATAGATGGTGGAATCCTGCGGTTGAAAATCAAGCTACGGATAGAGTATTTAGAATTGGACAAACTAAGAATGTGCAAGTTCATAAATTTGTTTGTACTGGTACTTTAGAGGAAAAAATTAATGACATGATTGAAAGTAAGAAACAATTAGCGGAACAAGTTGTGGGTACTGGTGAAGAATGGTTAACGGAACTAAATACAGATCAATTACGTGATTTACTATTACTTGACCGTAATGCAATAATTGATGAGGATGAAGAATAA
- a CDS encoding polyribonucleotide nucleotidyltransferase, which yields MAEIDKSISFDGRDIRLKVGLLAPQAGGSVLIESGDTAVLVTATRSQAREGIDFLPLTVDYEERLYAAGRIPGGIMRREGRPPEKAILTSRLIDRPLRPLFPSWLRDDLQIIAFTLSMDEQVPPDVLAVTGASIATLIAQIPFNGPMAAVRVGLVGDDFIINPTYAEVEAGDLDLIVAGSPDGVIMVEAGANQLPERDIIEAIDFGYEAVRDLIQAQLDLVEELGLKIIQEAPPEVDQTLENYIRDRANAEIKKILAQFELTKTERDAALDVVKDGISTEIEALPEEDPIRLAATANSKALGNTFKSITKYFMRRQIVEDNVRVDGRKLDEVRPVSCQVGLLPQRVHGSGLFNRGLTQVLSVCTLGTPGDAQNLNDDLQTDQSKRYLHHYNFPPFSVGETKPMRAPGRREIGHGALAERAILPVLPTKEQFPYVIRVVSEVLSSNGSTSMGSVCGSTLALMDAGVPILKPVSGAAMGLIKEGDEVRVLTDIQGIEDFLGDMDFKVAGTDTGITALQMDMKISGLSLDVIKQAVEQAKDARLHILGKMLETIETPRLETSPFAPRLLTIKIDPDMIGLVIGPGGKTIKGITEETGAKIDIEDSGIVTISAVDENRAKRARNIVQGMTRKLHEGDVYIGRVTRIIPIGAFVEFLPGKEGMIHISQLADYRVGKVEDEVAVGDEVIVKVREIDNKGRINLTRLGIHPDDAAKAREAAATNR from the coding sequence ATGGCAGAAATTGATAAGTCAATATCCTTTGATGGTAGGGATATTCGGCTGAAGGTTGGATTGTTAGCCCCCCAAGCTGGTGGGTCGGTGTTGATAGAATCGGGGGATACTGCTGTTTTAGTGACAGCTACAAGGTCACAAGCCAGAGAAGGCATTGATTTTCTTCCCCTCACGGTAGATTACGAAGAAAGACTGTACGCAGCTGGTAGAATCCCTGGTGGTATTATGCGTCGGGAAGGCCGTCCACCAGAAAAGGCGATTCTTACTAGCCGATTAATTGACCGTCCTCTTCGTCCTCTGTTCCCTTCATGGTTACGGGATGATTTGCAAATTATTGCTTTCACCCTGTCAATGGATGAACAAGTACCGCCAGATGTGTTAGCTGTGACTGGTGCTTCAATTGCTACTCTTATTGCCCAAATTCCTTTTAATGGACCTATGGCGGCAGTGAGAGTAGGTTTAGTGGGTGATGACTTTATCATTAATCCTACTTATGCGGAAGTTGAAGCGGGAGATTTGGATTTAATTGTCGCTGGTTCACCTGATGGTGTGATCATGGTGGAAGCAGGGGCTAATCAGTTACCGGAACGGGATATTATCGAAGCGATTGACTTCGGTTATGAAGCAGTCAGAGATTTAATCCAAGCGCAATTGGATTTAGTCGAAGAACTAGGTTTAAAAATTATCCAGGAAGCGCCTCCAGAAGTAGATCAAACCTTAGAAAACTATATCCGCGATCGCGCTAATGCTGAAATTAAGAAAATCTTGGCGCAATTTGAGTTAACTAAAACTGAACGTGATGCTGCTTTAGATGTAGTTAAAGATGGTATCTCTACTGAAATTGAAGCTCTACCCGAAGAAGATCCAATTCGCCTGGCAGCTACAGCTAATAGTAAAGCCCTTGGTAATACTTTTAAGAGTATCACCAAATACTTTATGCGTCGCCAAATTGTTGAAGATAATGTCCGTGTTGATGGTCGAAAACTAGATGAAGTTCGTCCAGTTTCTTGTCAAGTTGGCTTGTTACCTCAACGAGTTCATGGCAGCGGTTTATTTAACCGAGGACTAACTCAAGTATTATCAGTTTGTACTTTAGGTACACCTGGCGATGCTCAAAACCTCAACGATGACCTGCAAACAGATCAATCTAAACGCTACTTACATCATTACAACTTCCCTCCCTTCTCCGTCGGTGAAACTAAACCCATGCGAGCGCCCGGAAGACGAGAAATTGGTCACGGTGCATTAGCAGAAAGGGCAATTTTACCCGTATTACCAACCAAAGAACAATTCCCTTACGTGATCCGTGTAGTTTCAGAAGTTCTATCTTCTAACGGTTCTACCTCCATGGGTTCTGTTTGTGGTTCTACCCTCGCCCTCATGGATGCAGGTGTACCCATTCTTAAACCCGTCAGCGGTGCGGCAATGGGTTTAATTAAAGAAGGTGATGAAGTCCGTGTTTTAACAGATATCCAAGGTATTGAAGACTTCTTGGGTGATATGGACTTTAAGGTTGCGGGTACTGATACAGGTATCACTGCCTTACAAATGGATATGAAAATATCTGGTTTATCTTTGGACGTAATCAAACAGGCTGTAGAACAAGCAAAAGATGCTAGGTTACACATCCTGGGTAAAATGCTTGAGACAATTGAAACACCTCGTCTTGAGACATCACCTTTTGCCCCACGTCTGTTAACCATCAAGATCGATCCTGACATGATCGGTTTAGTCATTGGACCCGGTGGTAAAACCATCAAGGGAATAACTGAAGAAACAGGTGCAAAAATTGACATTGAAGACAGTGGCATAGTCACCATTTCCGCAGTTGATGAAAACCGAGCCAAGCGAGCGCGTAACATCGTTCAAGGCATGACTCGCAAACTGCATGAAGGGGATGTTTACATAGGTCGTGTGACACGAATTATACCTATTGGTGCATTTGTGGAATTCTTGCCCGGAAAAGAAGGTATGATCCACATTTCTCAACTTGCTGACTATCGAGTTGGTAAGGTTGAAGATGAGGTAGCAGTTGGTGATGAAGTGATTGTCAAAGTGCGCGAAATTGACAATAAAGGTAGAATCAACCTGACACGCTTGGGTATTCACCCAGATGATGCTGCTAAAGCACGGGAAGCTGCGGCTACAAATCGTTAA